The Vidua macroura isolate BioBank_ID:100142 chromosome 4, ASM2450914v1, whole genome shotgun sequence genome window below encodes:
- the PURG gene encoding purine-rich element-binding protein gamma produces MERGRGGGGGRNLGGSGLHRNIYSQSQQQYHYPASSQGSCMEIQELASKRVDIQKKRFYLDVKQSSRGRFLKIAEVWIGRGRQDNIRKSKLTLSLSVAAELKDCLGDFIEHYAHLGLKGGHGHRHEHSNDKEQHPRRRPQHPPPSPPASVGSEEPPHSVLKTEYIERDNRKYYLDLKENQRGRFLRIRQTMSRGPGMMGYFGHSLGQEQTIVLPAQGMIEFRDALVQLIEEYGEGDIEDRRGGGDEPPELPEGTSFRVDNKRFYFDVGSNRYGIFLKVSEVRPPYRNTITVPYKAWTRFGENFIKYEEEMRRIYNSHKEKRMDARGDSGEEQEGLD; encoded by the coding sequence AtggaaagagggagaggaggaggaggaggaaggaaccTGGGAGGCTCTGGCCTGCATAGGAACATTTATTCCCAGTCCCAGCAGCAGTACCACTACCCGGCCTCCTCCCAGGGGAGCTGCATGGAGATCCAGGAGCTGGCCTCCAAGAGGGTGGACATCCAGAAGAAGCGGTTTTATCTGGATGTGAAACAGAGCTCCCGCGGCCGCTTCCTGAAGATCGCCGAGGTCTGGATAGGAAGGGGCAGGCAGGACAACATCAGGAAGAGCAAGCTGACCCTCTCCTTGTCCGTGGCTGCCGAGCTGAAGGACTGCCTGGGGGACTTCATCGAGCACTACGCCCACCTGGGCCTGAAGGGCGGCCATGGCCACCGGCACGAGCACAGCAACGACAAGGAGCAGCATCCCCGGAGGCGGCCGCAGCACCCGCCGCCCTCGCCCCCGGCGTCCGTGGGCTCCGAGGAGCCCCCTCACAGCGTCCTCAAAACGGAGTACATCGAGAGGGACAACAGGAAGTACTACCTGGACCTGAAGGAGAACCAGCGCGGGCGCTTCCTGCGGATTAGGCAGACCATGAGCAGGGGACCCGGCATGATGGGTTACTTCGGCCACAGCTTGGGACAGGAGCAGACGATCGTCCTCCCGGCGCAAGGGATGATCGAGTTCAGGGATGCTTTGGTGCAGCTGATTGAAGAATACGGCGAGGGGGACATAGAGGATCGCCGGGGGGGAGGTGACGAGCCCCCGGAGCTCCCCGAGGGCACCTCCTTCCGAGTGGACAACAAGCGCTTCTACTTCGACGTGGGATCCAACAGGTACGGCATCTTCCTGAAGGTAAGTGAGGTGAGGCCGCCCTACCGTAACACCATCACAGTTCCCTACAAAGCGTGGACACGGTTCGGGGAAAATTTTATCAAGTACGAAGAAGAGATGAGGAGAATTTACAACAGccataaagagaaaagaatggaTGCCAGAGGGGACAGTGGTGAAGAGCAAGAGGGTCTGGACTAG